The Manihot esculenta cultivar AM560-2 chromosome 8, M.esculenta_v8, whole genome shotgun sequence genomic interval AACTAATCCCGAATTTCCAAGTCACCCACATCATTTGAGACGATATGGACGTGGGAGATTTAATGAAGATAGCACTACTTTATGAATCATAACTAAAAGTTCATTTATCATTAAGGTAtagtaaataatattttcttgatGCTTTGCTGATGCCTTCAAACCTTGTACATCCATCAATAGAAAGTGCTAAACATGGCAGATAAAAGTTCAGAAACAAGCATAACCTTGATAAAAAGGATATTCAAACAAAGTCAGAACATGAACATATCAGGAGAACAGTATAAATACCATCTAACGACGGCAACACTGCATGTCAAAAGAGAGCCGCTTCCATGACATTTCTGGCATTTTATCAGCCCACGAGATCCACAAGTTGCACAAGGAATCTTCCCCTTGCCAGAACAATTTGTGCATCTGTAAGAGAAAAAATACACATCACAACATACAAAATTCATTATAGCTAACTAGTTCCAATCCCAACTATGAAGGTGCTATATCACTTTCTCAGCGGTAAGAAATGTCAAGTGGGATACCCAATTAGTGATGTTGAACTATAGTTATATTGCTTCTCAGTGAAGTGAAATTTgtgtattaaaattaaaatttcgaaCAAACACCACATGGTTTAATACTTAAAACAGGATACCACATTATGTCCAGTAATCATGTCATATAAGGAAAGTAAAGCCAACATGAAAGCAACATACATCGTATCAGATCCATCTCTGTGAGCAATCAAACCCCTTCCATAGCAGGCAGGACATTGCAACATCTGATTCTCCTTATAAAATCCAGGCTCTTGATTGGCATTGCATGTACGACAGATAATATTTCCCCTTCCTTCACAATCTGCAAAACAAATCCAAGGCCGAGTTCAGAAGTCAATAATGACATATGCTAATGAAATACAGAAAACAAGAATACAAGATTATTTCAATAGTCAacccacacacacacacacaaaaaccTACCAAGACAATTGCCAAGCAAGTTAAAAATCCACATACATTAAGCTAAATGTATTGCAAAATGTCACATATTATCCATATTAAGATCATCACACTACCATCTTCCAGTATCAGTACCTGTGCACTTCTCGATAATTTCAGAATGTGGAATTCTAGCCCTTGTTTCTTTATGAGGCGTGAAGAGAACAGGGAATTGAGATCTTAGATCCAGTTCCCAGACGCCGAGTTCAGGCCCCTTATCCTTTCCATCAATATCTCCACCAATATAAGGCTTTGTTTCTCTTATGGTTTCTCTTTCCTCTATAAACGTGTCTAGAGTTCCAACATATACATTGCAGTCTTCCACTGCATGAATCTTCCAAGTTCGAGCTGGACGGCTTCCCCAACAGCAACGATGACCAACATGATCAATAAGCAACTCCCTTATCTCGACCTCATCCAATATTTGTCTGCATGATATCATTTGGAAATAATGTTGCACTTGGACATTATATGAATATATCTTGACAAAAAATTGCCAAAAAATGTGATACATATGAGTAACCTGCTAAACAAAAGTCTCACTTAAACAAGAACATAGTGTGGAGGAAAATACACCAGGTCTGCTAAAGAAGAAATACTTCTCAAATCctcaaaaggaaggaggaggtcGAGAAGTGAAAATTGTGATTAGTTAATTAGATGTCTTATAATCATCAAAATATTCTACCACATTCAAAATTCTTATCCAATTTGATCCTAGTAATAAAATACAAGAATGAGAGTTAAAGCAGAACTTGTTAAATAATCCACATTAATTCATGGCATCTTCTGTTTCTCCAAAGCTTTGCATTTCTGTGGCACAAGCAATTCTGTCTCATGCTGCTCATTACTGCTGTATTAAACACCTATTTTCCCCCCATTTTAACATTATACTAACAGATCTTAACACAATTGACTGATTATATAGCAAGAATATCccacataatatatatatatatatatatatatatatatatatatataatgcaaAAGCTAATACAAAAAACAGAAcagaaatgaaaaagaaaaaaaaaaaaagaaaaggccaCAAGCTCCATGGCGCAAAATCCCATTTTACAAACCAACTGAACTACAGAGTCGCTCCAAATTAAATCAATGCTTAATAACAATGAAGGTGATATCGCCCTTACCCTCGAAAGCCGGTGGCTGTTCCACCATATTCTCCTCCATATCCACCTTGATAAACAATGGCTTGCTCTGCCAAAAAagagaagggaaaaaaaagagagaggggCGTGTAATTTAACATGCATTAAACATAACCGAACCAAATGTGGCTTTGATCAAGTTAATAACGAGAAGACATCAACAATGAATTCAAAACAGATACGGCCACATTTGCCGAAATGACAGCAAGAGAACTCAGTCAACGTCTAACCACTTgaagaatttatattttataccaTTGGGATCAGGCTCGGGCGAACTGATCAAGGCCGCGTGAAGCGAAGGAGGGTAGTATTCGGAGGCCGCCGCCGATCGAATTTCTTCAACACTGACTTCAGTTCCCCCCAACGAAGCAGTGGGAATTGCTGACCCAGTTCGGCCCACGTACTGATAAGAACTCCACCTCTCGCTTTCTTTATCTCCCAATTCACTTGCTTTCTCTAGTAATCGAATGAGATTgtcagaggaaaaaaaaaaaaggaaagaatgcTGCTTTATTGGATTAACACAGAAAAATAGAATTATATCATAGAGAGAGTACCTGAAAGCAGAGGCTCCTCCATTTTTGGTCTGCGAGGGAGCAATTCGAAAATCAAGTATTAATAGATGGAAAATCAAGTTCCTTCTCGTTTAAGGAAGAAACCAAAGTCAATGCATTCATATACTAGTATTTCGGATAAGCTTTAACAGGAAGCCGGGTCGGGTCACGCGTTCAATCCCACTGTACCATTTCATACGTACTCTTCCAACATTTAAGGCCAAATTATGCTGCAAAcccttcaaattttaaataaaaataatcgtTTTTTTTATGTCTACAAATCTCgctattttttaatgtttgggTTTATATTCATTGTTCAaactacttttaaaatttataagatttatttaatatattttaatatttaaagattttatttatatataaaattttttaaatgtttgaGCTTATATTTATTGTTGAACCTACTTTTAAAATTTGTCaaaattttatacttatttaaaaaaacagtTTTCCACTAAGGAGATAGTTTATCCCAATACTTTTCTATTGTAgcgtttttttagttttttttacaTGTTCAATATTTTTTCCGGTGGtggttgtatttttatttttatttttattgtgtttttttattttctttaataaaactttttagATTGAGGGGCTTTTTTATTGGAGGAGCACAAACTTATTTGGTTTGGTTGTAGTGCTTGAGTTTATTGAGAAACAGATGGTGGAATGCTCTAAGAGGCTCTTGCATGTTGTTTATGAGTGTATCTTGAAATTGAATCCCTATGTCGGTAGTTCATTTCTTCCAATAGTGACCTATGCATTTTGAATATTGTCAGTTCTCTCTTGACTATGTTGCATACCAATATGCTTTTTCGGGTGACATCGATGATTGGACTAGTCCTTCTggaaacattagcatcatacggttcatgtggaaacacatgaacctgcaacacatacatagcatccaTAGCagaacattaatgcacatgcataaaatcatggcatttcacatcatcatgcaagacaggactcgacatcctatcctagtggacatgattttgcctatggtgcttgcccttctatgacctctatgagcccgacacactctaggtccgaccatatgaacctagggctctctCTATACTCTATCGGTCAGATCATTtgaacctaaggctctgataccaatctgtaacagcccggaatccgatacccctctgtaacggcccggaccgctaccggcgctaggatccagatcggcttaaggccgccgggacccgtagcaagcctatcctgaactctgtgtacctgataaatcccatacatgatcaaacataaacactacaaactgaaaactttccttccccttatcaagcttgacctgcatgcactatgtctgaaaatatagaacccactctcatagggtcagcatatcacaagCCAGCCTTGGttccacacatttctcatcaagaaacataaaacattcaataaggatcatgcataacaagggattaatcatacactagggcaaagcacaactctatccatttcATGacattacatatttatatattacattacaaactaatcctttaatttacatcatgtccactactctattaca includes:
- the LOC110621154 gene encoding protein SSUH2 homolog isoform X1, with the translated sequence MEEPLLSEKASELGDKESERWSSYQYVGRTGSAIPTASLGGTEVSVEEIRSAAASEYYPPSLHAALISSPEPDPNEQAIVYQGGYGGEYGGTATGFRGQILDEVEIRELLIDHVGHRCCWGSRPARTWKIHAVEDCNVYVGTLDTFIEERETIRETKPYIGGDIDGKDKGPELGVWELDLRSQFPVLFTPHKETRARIPHSEIIEKCTDCEGRGNIICRTCNANQEPGFYKENQMLQCPACYGRGLIAHRDGSDTICTNCSGKGKIPCATCGSRGLIKCQKCHGSGSLLTCSVAVVRWRTLSTRKVSATSGAASVPDDVFHRARGIQLCNTQAYQCTPAFFADSFFLNKFSSEVIAERASVPPTARVICERHIISVVPVTRVTMAHRGRSFSFYIIGFSREVYLKDYYPARFCWGLCPCLEWLKL
- the LOC110621154 gene encoding protein SSUH2 homolog isoform X2, with product MEEPLLSEKASELGDKESERWSSYQYVGRTGSAIPTASLGGTEVSVEEIRSAAASEYYPPSLHAALISSPEPDPNEQAIVYQGGYGGEYGGTATGFRGQILDEVEIRELLIDHVGHRCCWGSRPARTWKIHAVEDCNVYVGTLDTFIEERETIRETKPYIGGDIDGKDKGPELGVWELDLRSQFPVLFTPHKETRARIPHSEIIEKCTDCEGRGNIICRTCNANQEPGFYKENQMLQCPACYGRGLIAHRDGSDTMRTLSTRKVSATSGAASVPDDVFHRARGIQLCNTQAYQCTPAFFADSFFLNKFSSEVIAERASVPPTARVICERHIISVVPVTRVTMAHRGRSFSFYIIGFSREVYLKDYYPARFCWGLCPCLEWLKL